A window of Bacteroidales bacterium contains these coding sequences:
- a CDS encoding UDP-N-acetylmuramoyl-tripeptide--D-alanyl-D-alanine ligase, protein MKIETLYEIFLKYGKVSTDSRSVDKDSIFFALKGTNFNGNKYASEALEKGAAVCIVDEKEYYNTNDSRFILVDDCLKTLQDLAAFHRSKFNFPVIGITGTNGKTTTKELIAGALSLKYKVKATSGNLNNHIGVPLSLLSVNNIHNTDFCIIEMGANHVGEIASLCEIAKPNYGIITSIGKAHLEGFGSLENIIKTKLELYNFIDKTKGSLFINLCNEILIKNLPNNTTNIFYKDISKKIENLKVQGHEITNSVDIFCSGRLDETTMNLSFDWQTKRSEKVFHVEGKMYGRYNFINMLAAACIGNYFDVSGEDITQYLSNFESDNNRSQIIKINSNTIVSDAYNANPSSMEVALDTFNEIKVSNKILILGDMFELGNDTEKEHKKILDKLRSMNVEKVILIGKNFQQLNSEYETYLTVDEAIQNFNIQELENKNILIKGSRGMRLEKLIKI, encoded by the coding sequence ATGAAAATAGAAACTTTATACGAAATATTTCTCAAATATGGGAAAGTCTCTACCGATAGCCGTTCGGTGGATAAAGATTCTATCTTTTTTGCATTAAAGGGAACAAATTTTAATGGTAATAAATATGCATCGGAAGCCCTTGAAAAAGGTGCTGCTGTTTGTATTGTTGATGAAAAGGAATACTATAATACAAATGATTCGCGATTTATTTTAGTTGATGATTGCTTGAAAACCTTGCAGGATTTAGCTGCTTTTCATAGATCTAAATTTAATTTTCCTGTAATCGGAATTACAGGTACAAACGGAAAAACCACAACTAAAGAACTTATTGCCGGTGCACTTTCTCTTAAATATAAAGTAAAAGCAACGTCGGGAAATCTGAATAATCATATCGGCGTTCCGTTAAGCTTATTATCCGTAAATAATATACACAATACCGACTTCTGCATAATTGAAATGGGTGCAAATCACGTAGGAGAGATAGCTTCTCTTTGTGAAATAGCAAAACCAAATTATGGAATTATTACGTCAATAGGAAAAGCTCATCTAGAAGGTTTCGGCTCATTAGAAAATATTATCAAAACTAAATTAGAACTCTACAATTTCATTGATAAAACCAAAGGAAGTTTATTTATTAATTTGTGTAACGAAATCCTGATAAAAAATCTACCAAATAATACGACTAATATTTTTTATAAAGACATAAGTAAGAAGATCGAAAATTTGAAAGTTCAAGGACATGAAATTACAAATTCTGTCGATATATTTTGTTCGGGAAGGCTTGATGAAACAACGATGAATCTTTCTTTTGACTGGCAAACAAAGAGAAGTGAAAAAGTTTTCCATGTGGAAGGTAAAATGTATGGAAGGTATAATTTTATTAATATGCTTGCTGCGGCTTGTATAGGAAATTATTTTGATGTTTCCGGAGAAGATATTACCCAATATTTGAGTAATTTCGAATCTGATAATAATCGTTCGCAAATTATCAAAATAAATAGTAACACAATAGTAAGTGATGCTTATAACGCAAATCCTTCAAGCATGGAAGTCGCACTCGATACTTTCAATGAAATAAAAGTTTCTAATAAAATCCTAATTCTCGGCGATATGTTTGAACTCGGAAACGATACTGAAAAAGAACATAAGAAAATTTTGGATAAGTTACGTAGTATGAATGTAGAAAAAGTTATTTTGATAGGAAAGAATTTCCAACAGCTAAACTCTGAATACGAAACTTATCTTACGGTTGACGAAGCAATTCAAAACTTCAACATTCAAGAATTAGAAAACAAGAACATCCTGATAAAAGGCTCAAGAGGAATGCGGCTGGAAAAATTAATCAAAATATAA
- a CDS encoding ABC transporter permease, with the protein MRKNILLSIRHLLSNKANSLINLLGLVLGLTVVTIVTVFVINETGYNKSFKNYNKIYRVLNNDNTNLWANTPFVLGETIYDNFAEVETYAHQYNIPQYEIFHNDNFLLEEHLLCTESSFFDMFGVDIIEGDLQGFDEVDNKILINKDIAERYYGDETPLGKLIKIKLSGEEYEMEVIGVFNNFKSNVTIKASVITNSELAFKHLRKTIITVGNSVDFTDLQKSWTSSQFFTNYILLKEDADIDEFSKKLAKLGEDYSNENLILKLSLQPLRSIYFNSENIFDNNNPDKGNTQMLFILISVGFLILFIAFINYLNLTTAQMMTQTKSLAIQSICGASRSGLIAQMIFESTLISLIALPIAMFLASSLFPWISILLNKSYELTLSSSFLFVLVCLILITTIMGVLSGLIISVRTTSFNLVEVLKNKIMAKSGKRLFSKVMVVFQIVIFIILISSMIIMNRQINYAFNMDIGINKEGLIKISAGDVNYDVFKQKIQENPDVISISRALWVPPFNGKMMISTPKANDPSEMAQLYYNFVDYDFVETMGIKVLDGKGFDIESSVGGALVNEATVNELGITEVIGHPVVFGKIVGVISDFNMYSIYEPIPPMVIVLNPKMVSEIAIKLNTNNIKNTINYLEKAWSESGATTPFNFQFIDDVLNQFYRKDIRFSRLIGISAFVAILITCMGLFGLSLLMSKQKTKEIGMRKINGATEFEIIKLLNSGVIIQVLIAFVIAVPISWYLMTKWLDNFVFKTNLNIWIFLLAGLLALVITLITVSWQSWRAAMKNPVEALKYE; encoded by the coding sequence ATGAGAAAAAATATTTTACTAAGTATAAGACACCTATTAAGTAATAAAGCTAATTCATTAATTAATTTGCTCGGACTTGTTTTAGGATTGACAGTTGTTACTATTGTTACTGTTTTTGTAATCAACGAAACAGGATATAATAAATCTTTTAAAAACTATAATAAGATTTACCGCGTACTGAATAATGATAATACTAATTTGTGGGCGAACACTCCTTTTGTTCTTGGCGAAACTATATATGATAATTTTGCTGAGGTTGAAACATATGCTCATCAATATAATATTCCGCAATATGAAATATTTCATAATGATAATTTTTTGTTGGAAGAACATTTATTATGTACTGAAAGCTCTTTTTTTGATATGTTTGGAGTTGATATTATTGAAGGAGATTTACAAGGGTTTGATGAAGTTGATAATAAAATTCTCATAAATAAAGATATTGCCGAAAGATATTATGGTGATGAAACTCCATTAGGAAAATTAATTAAAATAAAATTGTCGGGAGAAGAATATGAAATGGAAGTGATTGGCGTTTTTAATAATTTTAAATCTAATGTTACAATCAAAGCTTCGGTAATAACGAATAGCGAATTAGCTTTTAAGCATTTGAGAAAGACTATTATTACCGTTGGAAACAGTGTAGATTTTACTGACCTCCAAAAATCATGGACAAGCAGTCAGTTTTTTACTAATTACATATTATTAAAAGAAGATGCTGATATTGATGAGTTTTCTAAAAAACTTGCCAAACTCGGCGAAGACTACTCTAATGAAAATCTGATTTTGAAATTATCATTACAACCATTAAGAAGTATTTATTTCAATTCTGAAAATATTTTTGATAATAATAATCCCGACAAAGGAAATACTCAGATGTTATTCATCTTAATCTCGGTAGGATTCTTGATTTTGTTTATCGCTTTTATTAATTATCTGAATCTCACTACGGCTCAGATGATGACCCAGACAAAATCTCTGGCGATCCAGTCAATATGCGGAGCATCACGATCAGGTCTTATTGCTCAAATGATATTTGAGTCTACATTAATATCATTAATAGCTCTGCCGATTGCAATGTTTCTGGCAAGTTCATTATTCCCATGGATCAGCATCCTACTAAATAAATCTTACGAACTAACATTAAGCTCGTCATTTTTGTTTGTTTTAGTTTGTTTGATATTAATAACTACCATAATGGGAGTTTTATCGGGACTTATCATATCCGTTAGAACTACATCATTTAATCTTGTAGAAGTTTTAAAAAATAAGATTATGGCGAAGTCCGGTAAAAGATTGTTTAGCAAGGTTATGGTTGTATTTCAGATTGTTATATTCATAATATTAATCTCTTCTATGATAATTATGAACAGGCAAATAAATTATGCATTTAATATGGATATAGGTATAAATAAAGAAGGTCTGATTAAAATTTCTGCCGGTGATGTAAATTATGATGTTTTTAAGCAAAAAATTCAAGAAAATCCTGATGTCATTTCTATTTCAAGAGCATTATGGGTCCCCCCTTTTAATGGAAAGATGATGATAAGCACTCCTAAAGCCAATGATCCTTCGGAGATGGCACAGTTATATTATAATTTTGTCGATTATGATTTTGTTGAGACAATGGGAATAAAAGTTTTAGACGGAAAAGGTTTTGATATTGAAAGTTCGGTTGGTGGAGCATTAGTAAACGAAGCTACCGTTAATGAGTTGGGAATAACGGAAGTAATCGGGCATCCGGTTGTGTTCGGTAAAATCGTTGGGGTTATTTCGGATTTCAATATGTACTCGATTTACGAACCTATTCCTCCAATGGTTATCGTATTGAATCCAAAGATGGTTAGTGAGATAGCTATCAAATTGAATACAAATAATATTAAAAATACAATTAATTATTTGGAGAAAGCATGGTCGGAATCAGGAGCTACGACACCTTTTAATTTTCAATTTATTGATGATGTTCTTAACCAGTTTTACAGAAAGGATATAAGATTTTCAAGGCTTATAGGAATATCTGCATTTGTAGCAATACTAATTACTTGTATGGGATTATTCGGATTGTCATTATTAATGAGCAAACAGAAGACTAAAGAAATAGGAATGCGTAAGATTAACGGTGCTACCGAATTCGAAATAATCAAACTTTTGAACTCAGGCGTTATTATACAGGTACTTATCGCATTTGTAATTGCTGTTCCGATTTCTTGGTATTTGATGACAAAATGGTTGGATAATTTTGTTTTTAAAACAAATCTTAATATATGGATATTTCTTTTGGCAGGATTATTAGCTCTTGTGATAACATTAATTACTGTAAGCTGGCAAAGTTGGCGTGCAGCAATGAAAAATCCTGTAGAAGCATTAAAATATGAATAA
- a CDS encoding MATE family efflux transporter, which translates to MKEDLSNPLSLGTAKVSRLLAYYAFPAIIAMITSSLYNIVDSIFIGHGVGAMAISGLAVSFPLMNISAALGSMVGVGAASLMSIKMGQKDFASADKILGNTVILNIAIGIVQLVVFLVWLKPVLILFGAGEETLPYAYDYMKVLVIGNVVTHLYFGLIALLRSSGYPRMAMNVPIITIIFNCVMDALFIFVFKMGIFGAALATILAQVLGLAISLYHFSQKKSFVHFKKGIFKFEPRLSKEIIVIGTAPFLVNLCASLVVIFINNALKRIGGDISIGAYGIVNRFSMLFVMVVNGITQGMQPIIGYNYGAKKYDRLKSALKLGSIAATVVVCIGALLCIAFPYTIAKMFTTDPTLLEVSKQGLRITNIAFPVVGFSIVISNFFQSIGKPAQAIFLSLTRQLLFLIPLLIILPPLFEDTFGVWLSIPISDIISSVLAIILVTKQIKKMDSEMIKLNG; encoded by the coding sequence ATGAAAGAAGATTTAAGTAATCCTTTATCTCTGGGTACTGCAAAGGTATCTAGATTGTTGGCATATTACGCATTTCCGGCGATTATTGCCATGATCACATCGTCATTGTACAATATTGTTGATAGTATTTTTATCGGACATGGAGTGGGGGCAATGGCTATATCCGGATTGGCAGTATCTTTCCCGTTGATGAATATTTCTGCCGCACTCGGAAGTATGGTTGGTGTTGGCGCAGCTTCGCTCATGTCTATAAAAATGGGGCAAAAAGATTTTGCCAGCGCTGATAAAATACTTGGGAATACTGTGATTCTGAATATTGCGATAGGTATAGTTCAACTTGTTGTTTTTCTGGTATGGCTAAAACCTGTACTGATACTTTTCGGTGCAGGTGAAGAAACATTGCCTTACGCTTATGACTACATGAAAGTTTTGGTAATAGGTAATGTTGTTACTCATTTATATTTCGGATTAATTGCACTATTAAGAAGTTCGGGATATCCGCGAATGGCAATGAATGTTCCGATCATTACAATTATTTTCAATTGTGTCATGGATGCATTGTTTATTTTCGTTTTCAAAATGGGAATTTTCGGAGCTGCTCTGGCAACTATTCTTGCACAGGTTTTGGGATTAGCCATTTCTCTATATCACTTTTCTCAGAAAAAATCTTTTGTACACTTTAAGAAAGGTATCTTTAAATTTGAACCTAGGTTATCAAAAGAAATTATTGTAATCGGAACCGCTCCCTTTTTGGTTAATCTTTGTGCAAGTCTTGTCGTAATTTTTATTAATAATGCACTAAAGAGAATCGGCGGCGACATAAGTATCGGAGCGTATGGAATTGTTAATCGATTCAGTATGTTGTTTGTTATGGTTGTAAATGGTATTACTCAAGGTATGCAACCGATTATCGGATATAATTACGGAGCAAAGAAATACGACAGATTGAAATCCGCATTGAAATTAGGAAGTATTGCTGCTACAGTTGTAGTTTGTATCGGTGCGCTTTTGTGTATTGCATTTCCTTATACAATTGCAAAAATGTTTACAACCGATCCAACTTTGCTTGAAGTATCAAAGCAAGGATTAAGGATTACAAATATTGCTTTTCCGGTTGTAGGGTTCAGCATAGTTATTTCCAACTTTTTCCAATCTATAGGGAAACCCGCACAAGCGATATTCTTATCTTTAACCCGTCAGTTATTATTCCTAATACCATTATTGATAATACTTCCACCTCTATTTGAAGATACTTTTGGTGTTTGGTTGTCAATACCCATTTCCGATATTATTTCATCAGTCCTTGCTATAATTTTGGTAACGAAACAGATTAAAAAAATGGATTCTGAGATGATTAAATTAAATGGATAA
- a CDS encoding C69 family dipeptidase, protein MKKLFLLLILIPNLLLSQVDKSDWIGGFADGCTSVTVGRLASSDGSVYTSHTDDSHRTRSNILIEPNKTHKDNATVEMFKRGRCDTTKMPTYSYIKVGEIPQVKNTYAYINSAYPCINEKQLAIGESTFGGRPELVSANGLIDCERLCQLMLERCSTARHAINTAGELLAEYGWIDEGECLTIADKNEVWHFEIVGPGKDKKGAVWVAQRVPDNHISVNANASTIKEIDINDPDHFIFSDNLFSVAIENNWWKEGETFRFCYVYAPETRTSIAARRREWRVFDLLAPSLKLDPNAENYPFSVKPDKPVTLEDLIMVFKDQYEGTDFDMRKTLLVPDKEGKMVISPLANPQMPYDMNKMLRLNGGWGELGERTISRWYTMYATIIQCRNFLPDEIGGLVWLALDNVATSVYIPVYGCVTDLPEEYKTCGRETGFSRKSAWWAFNRLGTLAVHRWGDMQNDLAEVWNPFQKEMIANQKDIEAKALELLKSNKKKCISFLTDYSNLKCSEAIEKAWDLGDHLWTKYDEMW, encoded by the coding sequence ATGAAAAAATTATTCTTATTGCTAATATTAATTCCGAATCTACTTCTTTCTCAAGTTGATAAATCAGACTGGATTGGCGGATTTGCAGACGGATGTACTTCTGTAACGGTTGGAAGGCTCGCTTCTTCCGACGGTTCGGTTTATACTTCTCACACCGACGACAGTCATCGTACCCGTTCAAATATTCTCATCGAACCGAATAAAACTCATAAAGATAATGCAACGGTTGAAATGTTTAAAAGAGGACGATGCGATACAACGAAAATGCCGACTTATTCCTATATTAAAGTAGGGGAAATTCCTCAGGTTAAAAACACTTACGCTTATATTAATTCCGCTTATCCTTGTATTAACGAGAAACAACTGGCAATAGGCGAATCTACCTTTGGCGGCCGCCCGGAATTAGTCTCCGCAAACGGATTAATAGACTGTGAACGTTTGTGTCAGCTGATGCTTGAACGTTGTTCCACTGCTCGCCACGCAATTAATACAGCAGGTGAACTTCTCGCTGAATACGGCTGGATTGATGAAGGTGAATGTTTAACAATCGCCGACAAGAATGAAGTCTGGCATTTTGAAATCGTTGGCCCGGGAAAAGATAAAAAAGGTGCGGTATGGGTTGCCCAAAGAGTTCCTGATAATCATATATCCGTTAATGCAAATGCAAGTACAATAAAAGAAATCGATATCAATGATCCGGATCATTTTATATTTTCCGATAATTTATTTAGTGTTGCTATTGAGAATAACTGGTGGAAAGAAGGAGAAACTTTCAGGTTTTGTTATGTTTATGCTCCTGAAACGCGTACTTCAATAGCAGCTCGCAGAAGAGAATGGCGCGTTTTTGACCTTCTTGCACCTTCATTAAAGTTAGATCCTAACGCGGAAAATTATCCTTTTTCCGTAAAACCCGATAAACCGGTAACTCTTGAAGATTTGATTATGGTTTTTAAGGATCAATATGAAGGAACTGATTTTGATATGCGCAAAACCTTGTTGGTTCCTGATAAAGAAGGGAAAATGGTAATTTCACCGTTAGCAAATCCGCAAATGCCTTATGATATGAACAAAATGCTTCGTCTCAACGGTGGATGGGGTGAACTTGGCGAGCGCACTATTTCACGATGGTACACAATGTATGCAACTATAATTCAATGCCGCAATTTTCTGCCGGATGAAATCGGCGGACTTGTTTGGTTAGCTTTGGATAATGTTGCCACATCAGTTTATATTCCTGTTTACGGCTGTGTTACAGATCTTCCTGAAGAATATAAAACTTGCGGTAGAGAAACAGGATTCAGCAGAAAATCCGCTTGGTGGGCATTTAATCGCCTCGGCACTTTAGCAGTCCATCGTTGGGGTGATATGCAGAATGATCTTGCAGAAGTATGGAACCCATTTCAAAAAGAAATGATAGCTAATCAAAAAGACATCGAAGCAAAAGCTTTAGAATTATTGAAATCCAACAAGAAAAAATGCATAAGTTTTCTAACAGATTATTCTAACTTAAAATGTTCCGAAGCTATAGAAAAAGCATGGGATTTAGGCGATCATCTTTGGACAAAGTATGATGAAATGTGGTAA
- the gcvT gene encoding glycine cleavage system aminomethyltransferase GcvT: MEEVLKQTAFKELVEKAGGKMVPFAGFIMPVQFEGIGIEHETVRNAVGVFDVSHMGEFWVKGPNAAAFIQRITTNNVNDLYDGRVQYSCFPNGKGGIVDDLLVYRFKEDLFFLVVNASNIDKDYNWCVQHAAEFNIIPGKDLVNVSDEYCQLAVQGPLALKAMQKLTGEPIEDMEYYHCKIMEFAGIKDAIFSTTGYTGSGGCEIYVKNEHAEKLWNAVFEAGAEYGIKPIGLGARDTLRLESGFCLYGNDIDDTTSPLEAGLGWITKFTDDNDFIDKDKMLKLKADGIKKRLKGFILEERGVPRQHYEICNEKGEVIGEVTSGTMSPMLKVGIGLGYVADEYSKLGTEIYIKVRDKLLKAKIVKTPFWNR, encoded by the coding sequence ATGGAAGAAGTATTAAAACAAACAGCTTTTAAAGAATTGGTAGAGAAAGCCGGTGGCAAAATGGTGCCATTTGCAGGATTTATTATGCCGGTACAATTTGAAGGTATTGGTATTGAACATGAAACGGTTCGTAATGCGGTAGGTGTGTTCGACGTATCGCATATGGGCGAATTTTGGGTTAAAGGTCCTAATGCCGCTGCATTTATTCAAAGAATTACAACAAATAATGTTAATGACCTTTACGACGGAAGAGTGCAATATTCTTGTTTTCCTAACGGCAAAGGCGGTATTGTAGATGACCTACTGGTTTATCGTTTTAAAGAAGACTTGTTCTTCCTTGTTGTCAATGCATCTAATATTGATAAAGATTATAATTGGTGCGTTCAACACGCTGCCGAATTTAATATTATTCCCGGAAAAGATTTGGTAAATGTTTCCGATGAATATTGCCAGCTTGCGGTTCAAGGTCCTTTGGCTCTTAAAGCAATGCAAAAACTAACCGGCGAACCCATTGAAGATATGGAATATTATCATTGTAAGATTATGGAGTTTGCAGGAATTAAAGACGCTATCTTTTCTACAACTGGTTACACAGGTTCCGGTGGTTGTGAGATTTACGTTAAAAATGAACATGCTGAAAAACTTTGGAATGCTGTTTTCGAAGCTGGTGCTGAATACGGTATCAAACCGATAGGTTTGGGTGCCCGCGATACTTTGAGACTCGAATCTGGATTCTGTCTTTATGGGAATGATATCGACGATACGACAAGTCCGCTCGAAGCAGGTCTCGGTTGGATTACTAAATTTACCGACGATAATGATTTCATCGACAAGGATAAAATGTTAAAACTTAAAGCAGACGGTATAAAAAAACGTTTGAAAGGTTTTATTCTCGAAGAAAGAGGTGTTCCTCGTCAACATTATGAAATTTGTAACGAAAAAGGTGAAGTCATTGGCGAAGTAACTTCCGGAACAATGTCTCCAATGTTGAAGGTAGGTATAGGTTTGGGTTATGTTGCTGATGAATATTCAAAACTCGGCACCGAGATCTACATAAAAGTTAGAGATAAATTACTCAAAGCTAAGATTGTTAAAACTCCATTTTGGAACAGATAA
- a CDS encoding calcium/sodium antiporter, whose translation MHYLLLLLGLFLLIVSGELLVRGGVGIATRLRISPLVIGMTIVAFGTSAPEFLVSLQAAMAGNPEIAVGNVIGSNIANIALILGLTGLIYPIAVNKQAMTIDFGWMMIATILFGIFASNGQISRLEGTILTFCLILFIILQINYTRRSGINIDNVQETSETKGITVASSLLFIAISCCGLAYGARFLVSAASNIAASLGVSERVIGITIVAIGTSLPELVTTVIAATKKQSDIALGNIIGSNIFNLFFVIGLSSLIKPINIDWSSFVGDYYWMFGISVLLLILVIPIFKTLKSRNKSKSISKQLFDNGKLGRAGGAILFSLYIIYILSLLFIDNF comes from the coding sequence TTGCATTACCTACTGCTTCTTCTCGGTTTATTTCTTTTAATCGTCAGTGGCGAATTATTAGTTCGCGGCGGTGTCGGGATTGCTACGCGTTTGAGAATATCGCCTTTGGTGATTGGAATGACAATTGTTGCTTTCGGAACTTCGGCGCCGGAGTTTCTGGTAAGTTTACAAGCAGCAATGGCCGGTAATCCGGAAATTGCAGTAGGAAACGTCATTGGTTCTAATATTGCAAATATTGCCTTAATACTTGGACTTACCGGATTAATATACCCGATAGCTGTAAATAAGCAAGCTATGACGATTGATTTTGGGTGGATGATGATTGCAACTATTCTTTTTGGAATTTTTGCATCTAACGGACAAATATCAAGGCTCGAAGGAACAATATTAACATTCTGTCTAATATTATTCATTATATTGCAAATAAATTACACAAGAAGAAGCGGCATCAATATTGATAATGTACAAGAGACTTCCGAAACAAAAGGCATAACCGTTGCTTCATCATTATTGTTTATAGCAATTTCCTGCTGCGGTTTGGCTTATGGCGCCAGGTTCCTGGTAAGTGCGGCCTCAAACATTGCCGCATCATTAGGAGTCTCCGAAAGAGTTATAGGCATTACGATAGTCGCAATTGGGACAAGTTTGCCGGAACTCGTTACAACTGTAATTGCAGCAACTAAGAAACAAAGCGATATAGCCTTAGGCAATATAATTGGTTCAAATATATTCAATTTATTTTTTGTAATAGGTTTAAGTTCTCTCATAAAACCAATTAATATTGATTGGTCTAGTTTTGTCGGCGATTATTATTGGATGTTCGGAATCTCAGTCTTACTGCTTATTTTAGTAATACCAATATTTAAGACTTTAAAGAGCAGGAATAAATCTAAAAGTATTTCAAAACAACTTTTCGACAATGGAAAATTAGGAAGAGCCGGAGGTGCTATTTTATTTTCATTATATATAATCTATATATTATCATTATTATTTATTGATAATTTTTAA
- the murB gene encoding UDP-N-acetylmuramate dehydrogenase — MIEIKHNVSLRSFNTFGVDAIAKYFVEVNSRKDLLLLFDNPIYKQEKHFILGSGANVLFSSNFDGIIIKSDIKGIEIIEGNDEFGLISVGSGVIWNDFVNFAVEHSFSGVENLIDIPSQCGSAVVQNIGAYGMEVCESVEKVFAVEMSGENNEIIFGNQDCNFSYRNSIFKEKRNIGKYYITKILFKLRKSFIPCLNYKELTEKFAGKNGREVIIKDICNAISEIRSNKLPDYKTYGNAGSFFKNPVVKYSRYKELIEKDSLVIYKVQGNDDLVKLSAAQLIELSGLKGYSKGNVGVSEKHSLVLCNLGGASGQEIVDFSNTIIEAVNRKFDVLLEPEVIIV; from the coding sequence ATGATTGAAATAAAACACAATGTTTCTTTAAGAAGTTTCAATACCTTTGGAGTTGATGCTATTGCAAAATATTTTGTTGAAGTTAACAGCCGAAAAGATTTATTACTTTTGTTCGATAATCCGATTTATAAACAGGAAAAGCATTTTATTTTAGGAAGCGGTGCGAATGTACTTTTTTCTTCGAATTTCGATGGAATTATTATTAAATCCGATATTAAGGGAATTGAGATTATTGAGGGAAATGATGAATTTGGTTTGATTAGTGTTGGTTCCGGAGTTATTTGGAATGATTTTGTAAATTTTGCCGTTGAACATTCTTTTTCCGGTGTAGAAAATTTAATTGATATACCAAGTCAATGCGGTAGTGCCGTTGTACAGAATATAGGTGCTTACGGAATGGAGGTTTGCGAAAGTGTGGAGAAAGTTTTTGCCGTTGAAATGTCTGGTGAAAATAATGAAATAATATTCGGTAATCAGGATTGTAACTTTTCTTACAGAAATTCCATCTTCAAAGAAAAAAGAAACATCGGGAAATATTATATTACGAAGATTTTATTTAAACTTAGAAAGTCTTTTATTCCGTGCTTAAACTATAAAGAACTTACGGAAAAATTTGCCGGAAAGAATGGTAGAGAGGTAATAATCAAAGATATTTGTAATGCTATTTCAGAAATAAGAAGCAATAAACTTCCTGATTATAAGACTTATGGTAATGCCGGTAGTTTTTTTAAAAATCCTGTTGTAAAATATTCAAGATACAAAGAGTTAATAGAGAAGGATTCCCTTGTGATTTATAAGGTTCAGGGAAATGATGATTTAGTAAAGCTTTCCGCTGCACAATTGATTGAATTGTCCGGGTTAAAAGGATATAGCAAAGGAAATGTTGGTGTTTCTGAAAAACATTCTCTTGTTCTTTGCAATTTGGGAGGCGCATCAGGACAAGAGATTGTTGATTTTTCCAATACGATTATTGAGGCTGTAAACAGAAAATTTGATGTTTTGCTAGAACCGGAAGTGATTATTGTTTAG
- the dusB gene encoding tRNA dihydrouridine synthase DusB: MKIADIELPGIPLILAPMEDVTELPFRIICKRYGADLMFTEFVASEGLIRDVAKSVDKLRIDERERPVGIQIFGHDVDSLVIAAERALEANPDIIDLNCGCPVKKVVNKGAGAAMMKTPEKIEEAVKRIVQISNKPVTVKTRLGWDAGSVNIEEIAFRVQDAGAAALTIHGRTRAQMYTGEANWNIIANIKANPNIRIPIIGNGDIISGESAKQKLDQSNVDGLMIGRAAVGNPWIFNQIKHYLKTGTELPLPNMQERIDVCKEHIEMSLDYKGEKRTVFEMRHHYVKYFKGVENFKPYKMRLMQTTNVEEVFEVLDELREFGNLAI, from the coding sequence ATGAAAATTGCTGACATTGAATTACCCGGTATTCCGTTGATTCTTGCTCCTATGGAGGATGTTACAGAATTACCTTTCAGAATAATATGTAAAAGATATGGTGCTGATTTAATGTTTACCGAATTTGTTGCATCGGAGGGATTGATCAGAGATGTTGCTAAAAGCGTTGATAAACTTCGAATTGATGAAAGGGAACGTCCTGTTGGAATTCAAATCTTCGGTCATGATGTCGATTCTTTAGTCATAGCTGCTGAAAGAGCCCTAGAAGCTAATCCGGATATAATAGATTTGAATTGCGGCTGTCCTGTAAAGAAAGTTGTGAATAAAGGCGCGGGCGCCGCAATGATGAAAACTCCCGAAAAAATCGAAGAAGCTGTTAAAAGAATTGTGCAAATCAGTAATAAACCGGTTACTGTAAAAACAAGGTTGGGATGGGATGCCGGTTCCGTTAATATTGAAGAAATTGCTTTTAGAGTTCAGGATGCCGGAGCTGCTGCGCTTACAATTCACGGAAGAACACGTGCACAAATGTACACAGGAGAGGCAAACTGGAATATTATTGCAAATATAAAAGCAAATCCTAATATTCGGATTCCGATAATCGGCAACGGTGATATTATTTCCGGTGAAAGTGCAAAACAAAAGCTTGATCAAAGTAATGTCGACGGATTGATGATTGGCAGAGCGGCTGTCGGTAATCCGTGGATATTCAATCAAATTAAACATTATTTGAAAACCGGTACTGAGCTTCCGTTACCAAATATGCAGGAACGAATAGATGTGTGTAAAGAACATATAGAAATGTCTTTGGACTACAAAGGTGAGAAAAGAACGGTTTTTGAAATGCGACATCATTATGTTAAGTATTTTAAGGGAGTAGAAAACTTTAAACCGTATAAAATGAGGCTAATGCAAACTACAAATGTAGAAGAAGTATTTGAGGTTTTGGATGAGTTAAGAGAGTTTGGAAATTTAGCAATTTAG